The Henckelia pumila isolate YLH828 unplaced genomic scaffold, ASM3356847v2 CTG_461:::fragment_3, whole genome shotgun sequence genome window below encodes:
- the LOC140871449 gene encoding uncharacterized protein, producing MAENDNQPELEFKPKSKDIVWDYGILYNKEKRDWITCKLCKRLIKRGVYRMKLHIAGIVGQVEVCPKASDEDKKRVKAYLENSKNKKRERMEELNEERAEVNIGVDEEDDDCQVIGDSSKKKSKHLGPIDKWASAIDPTKARQQNINDALKLKFTNDVHEYVARWIYEAGIPFHAINNQSFRQLVEAIGQFGPGYKPPSQYLLREPLLKKEVERTKLSLKKHEEEWMKNGYSIMTDAWTDRKRRSIMNICVNCKLDTSFLGSIEESMEAHTGLYIFEFVEKYIIEIGPQHVVQVVTDNATNNMAAADLLKDTQPQIFWTSCATHTINLILEAIGKLPKFSGMLEKAKALTIFIYAHHRTLAIMRKYAKKREIVRPGVTRFATSFLTLESLKDKKDQLRLMFTSEEWSKTKLRSSVKGKAAEATVTSISFWNGVSLALSVFTPLVKVLRLVDGDQKPSMTFLLGALKQAKEDIRKSFKKEENATPSLKIIDEKSKGRLDSPLHYATYLLNPVFYFKDSSMSNDTKIMNQFLNCVEIVFPTDENMQSTIANDELLKYKNKFGNFGRKMAITLDGGPIMVVTLENLQKMAMRFLSLTSSSSGCERNWSQFEGIHTKKRNKLETSRLNDLVYVKFNANLMKKKGKREMGGDSILCSQASEAQGWLVDGGDEDEVEPGSGLTWRMVAEASGADEVLQPRRSARNIPIRELDEDLDTSEEEKEKDVDFESDDERIMNVVDGAYVDDLED from the exons ATGGCTGAAAATGATAACCAACCGGAGTTGGAATTTAAGCCAAAGTCAAAAGATATTGTTTGGGATTATGGGATATTGTATAATAAAGAAAAAAGAGATTGGATCACATGTAAGTTGTGTAAGAGGCTTATTAAAAGAGGAGTTTATAGGATGAAACTTCATATTGCGGGTATTGTAGGACAAGTTGAAGTTTGTCCTAAAGCTTCCGATGAGGACAAAAAAAGAGTGAAAGCTTATCTTGAAAATAGCAAGAATAAAAAGCGAGAAAGAATGGAAGAACTAAATGAAGAGAGAGCGGAGGTAAACATAGGTGTTGATGAAGAGGATGATGATTGTCAAGTGATAGGAGATTCTTCAAAAAAGAAGTCAAAGCACCTCGGGCCTATTGATAAGTGGGCATCCGCAATTGATCCAACAAAGGCAAGACAACAAAACATAAATGATGCCTTGAAGTTAAAGTTTACAAATGATGTGCATGAGTATGTTGCTAGATGGATTTATGAAGCGGGAATTCCTTTTCATGCAATTAATAATCAAAGCTTTAGACAACTTGTAGAGGCGATTGGACAATTCGGTCCGGGCTACAAACCTCCAAGTCAATATCTTTTAAGAGAGCCACTTTTGAAGAAAGAAGTCGAGAGGACCAAATTATCTTTAAAAAAGCATGAAGAAGAGTGGATGAAAAATGGATATTCAATAATGACCGATGCATGGACCGATCGCAAGAGAAGAAGCATTATGAATATATGTGTTAATTGCAAGCTAGACACTTCATTTCTTGGTTCGATTGAAGAATCCATGGAGGCACACACCGGtctttacatctttgagtttgttgaaaaatatatcatTGAGATTGGCCCGCAACATGTTGTTCAAGTAGTGACGGACAATGCCACAAACAATATGGCGGCGGCGgatttattgaaggatacaCAACCTCAAATTTTTTGGACCTCTTGTGCTACCCATACAATCAACCTCATACTTGAAGCAATTGGAAAACTACCAAAGTTTAGTGGAATGCTTGAGAAAGCAAAGGCCTTAACCATATTCATCTATGCACATCATAGAACTTTGGCTATTATGAGGAAATATGCCAAGAAGAGGGAGATTGTGAGGCCCGGGGTGACTAGATTTGCTACTTCATTTTTGACTTTGGAAAGTCTCAAAGACAAGAAAGATCAATTGAGACTTATGTTCACATCCGAAGAGTGGAGCAAAACAAAATTACGAAGTAGTGTGAAGGGAAAAGCGGCGGAGGCGACGGTAACAAGTATATCTTTTTGGAATGGTGTTTCTTTGGCTTTGAGTGTTTTCACCCCTTTGGTGAAAGTTTTACGTCTTGTTGATGGTGACCAGAAGCCCTCAATGACATTTTTATTGGGTGCACTTAAACAAGCCAAAGAAGACATTAGAAAGTCTTTCAAAAAAGAGGAAAATGCCACCCCTAGTTTGAAGATTATTGATGAGAAGTCTAAGGGTAGACTTGATAGTCCTTTGCACTATGCCACTTACTTGTTGAATCCGGTCTTTTACTTCAAAGATTCAAGCATGTCAAATGACACCAAGATTATGAATCAGTTCTTGAATTGTGTCGAGATCGTTTTTCCCACCGATGAGAACATGCAATCTACCATTGCTAATGATGAATTGTTGAAGTATAAGAATAAATTCGGTAACTTTGGAAGAAAAATGGCAATCACG TTGGATGGTGGTCCAATTATGGTGGTGACACTGGAAAACTTACAAAAAATGGCAATGAGATTTCTCTCTTTGACAAGTAGTTCATCGGGATGTGAAAGAAATTGGAGTCAATTTGAAGGG aTACATACTAAGAAGAGGAATAAGCTCGAGACATCAAGATTGAATGATCTTGTATATGTCAAATTCAATGCCAATCTTATGAAGAAGAAAGGTAAAAGAGAAATGGGTGGAGATTCGATTCTATGCTCACAAGCTAGTGAAGCTCAAGGTTGGCTTGTTGATGGAGGTGATGAAGATGAGGTCGAGCCGGGTTCCGGACTTACTTGGAGAATGGTAGCGGAGGCCTCCGGAGCGGATGAAGTGCTACAACCAAGAAGGAGTGCAAGGAACATCCCCATTAGAGAACTTGATGAAGATTTAGATACATCGGAGGAGGAGAAGGAAAAAGATGTTGATTTTGAGTCCGATGACGAGAGGATTATGAATGTTGTTGATGGTGCATATGTGGATGATTTAGAAGATTAG